The Lolium rigidum isolate FL_2022 chromosome 1, APGP_CSIRO_Lrig_0.1, whole genome shotgun sequence region GGGTGGGCTCCCTCCATTCCATACAGCGTGGGCTCTCTCTACTGCTAAACCCTCCGCCTCGCTATCGCCGTAATCCTCTCCCTGTCCACAGATTCCATCCGCCACCAGCGATGCCGCAGCTGAGCCTGAGCACCAACGTGCCGGtggacgccgtcgtcgccgccgacatCATCAGGGACTGCTCCAGGGCGCTCGCCAGGATCATCGGCAAGCCAGAATCCGTAACTCCTCCAGCCCTCCTCTCTCGTCCCTTCTCGGCGCGCACTCCATCTGTTCGACGGAATGCCTCCGCATCATGTGCTTACACGAGTCTTTCACCTCGGCGCAGTACGTGATGGTGTCGATCGACGGGTCGACGCCAATGTCATTTGCCAGGAGCGAGGAGCCGGCGGCGTACGGCGAGATCATGTCCATCGGCGGCCTCGGACCCGGCGTCAACGGGAAGCTCAGCGCCGCCCTCGCAGAGATTCTCGAGGCCAAGCTCTCCATCAGCGGCAGCAGGTTCTACGTCAAGTTCGACGATGTGCAGGTCCGTCCGACACATCCCTCTCCGCTCTGCCCTCCCATAGCTGTACTTCTGGCAGCTGAGAGCAAGAAACGCAATTTGTGTCTCGTTCTGGTGCTGCAGGGATACAATTTGGGCTTCAATGGATCCACCTTCTGAGCTGAGACAAGTCCATCACGTGGAAGATGCTGGAATGTCCAGGGACAGTAGTGAAACTAGTAGTACATGATTTACAGTCGCCATTGTGTATCTTCTGCATCTTCCATCAGTTAACATTCCGCACATATCTGAAATTCTGATGTACCTTCGCACCAATTCAACCGAATGCAGGATCTGCTTAATGGCCTATTTGTTCACTTATTTGTTCTGAAAAGTTGTGATGGACGCAGGAGAAACAGAGTTTGGAAATACTCCAGTAGAGAGATTGAGAGCTCACACTTCTTTGCTGAATTTCTTTTACCAGGAAGTAGGACTAAATTTGAACACCATATAGTGTATCGGCACATTCTTGCAAAAAGCTTCAGAATTTACACCATTCTATCCAAACAGAGAACACCATACAAACTACAATTTCTACTGCTCTTGAAGAAACAAGACAGATCTGAAGTTAAACCACCATGAAGCAAAACAGATGGAACCAAGGTCACTCGAAATTTGACACCTCTATATATAGAGGAGCGTCTAAGATTACAACTTACACTCAGGTTAAAAAGAAATATTACAACTTACACAAGTCTCTGATAACTGAGTTCTTCATAACTGAATTCTGCTTCTACAACACAGTACAATATATATACTACAAGTAGTAATCCATAGCCAGAAAAATCCGTACGCTGGCTTATTGTGCAAATATTTACAAAACAGAATCACCGGACGTGATTATACAAAAAACGAACATGCGAAGAACCTGGTGCGGCATACTGCTCTCACATGTTCATTCCTGCTTGTCACATATTCACCATTGTGGCGGCCTCAGGGTGGTACTGGAGCATCTCCTGCCACAACATTTCTCGGATCGTCTCTACGCCAATGTTTTCATCAATATCGAGATCAATGGGTACCTGGGCAGGAGGGTTTGCGGCTGGATCATACAGCGCAGACATGTAGGGGTGCGCCAGAGCCTCAAGGACACTAATCCTTTTGGAAGGATCAAAGACAAGCATCTTCTGCAACAGATCAATGGCAAGAGGGTGCGCATGTGGGTACATGTTAGATAGGGGAATCCCTGGGGTGTATGGAAGGGATTTGATGTAGTTGCGAGCTTTCCGGTTGTCAATGAACTCAAGGTCACTGTCACTCATGGTGCCAAGAACATTGACTATGAGCTTAAGCTGATTTAGGCACTCGGTTCCCGGAAAGATCGGCTTGCGGCCAAGTAGCTCAGCAAATATGCAGCCAACAGACCAGACATCTATGGAGGTGCCATAGTTGTCGCAGCAGAGCAGCAGCTCAGGAGCTCTATACCAGCGGGTGACAACATATTCAGTCATAAACTGACCTTTAGTGTTGTTTGTGCGAGCCAGGCCAAAGTCACAGATCTTCAGATCACAGTTTGCATTAACCAGAAGGTTCCCTGGTTTCAGGTCTCTATGGAGAATCCCTGCTGAATGAAGGTACTTCAGCCCTCGGAGTAGCTGCAGTCAACAAAAAGGCTGCATCTTAGACTATTGTTTGGTTGACAAATATTACTGAAATTGCAAATCAATCAGCACAAAATCCAAAGATATCACAGTAACAAACTAACATTATTGTATTTGTCCACTACAATATGCCAAAGTCTGGCGTCTATACATAGCTTTCGTTCAAAAAAGTTACACAAAGGCCTAAGCTATTTATGTTCATGCAAatagcatgtgcaaatctagatgTGTGTTAAGTTGCTTTTTGGTTTCCTTATAtttgttgggtttcatatctagcctaccccaacttgcttgggaaaaaggctttgatgttgttgtattGTAAGAAATACTAATTGTACGCGCAAGCACTGTTTGGGAGCAGCTATAGAAGCTCTATCATAGACAGACTGAAAAGAAAAAGAGTGCTTCTTCCATAAATTAGCAGATATTTCTTTGGTAACTTAACTACTTCCTCCATACGTTTATTAGGCTGACACGTAGTTCAAGAAAAAAGTTTTACcataaatttggtcaacaaaatatcaaTTATATGTCACAAAGATTATACCATTGGTAATGTCTTTTGAATGTGAATCCAACGGTATACTTTTTGTGACATAAATTCATATTTTGTTAACCAAAGTTAAAGTCAAACATTTTTCTTAAACTACGTGTTGGCTTAAAAA contains the following coding sequences:
- the LOC124684193 gene encoding macrophage migration inhibitory factor homolog → MPQLSLSTNVPVDAVVAADIIRDCSRALARIIGKPESYVMVSIDGSTPMSFARSEEPAAYGEIMSIGGLGPGVNGKLSAALAEILEAKLSISGSRFYVKFDDVQGYNLGFNGSTF
- the LOC124697967 gene encoding mitogen-activated protein kinase 4-like — its product is MAMMVDPPNGMGNHGKHYYTMWQTMFEIDTKYVPIKPIGRGAYGIVCSSINQETNEKVAIKKINNVFDNRVDALRTLRELKLLRHLRHENVICLKDIMMPIHRRSFKDVYLVSELMDTDLHQIVKSSQPLSNDHCQYFLFQLLRGLKYLHSAGILHRDLKPGNLLVNANCDLKICDFGLARTNNTKGQFMTEYVVTRWYRAPELLLCCDNYGTSIDVWSVGCIFAELLGRKPIFPGTECLNQLKLIVNVLGTMSDSDLEFIDNRKARNYIKSLPYTPGIPLSNMYPHAHPLAIDLLQKMLVFDPSKRISVLEALAHPYMSALYDPAANPPAQVPIDLDIDENIGVETIREMLWQEMLQYHPEAATMVNM